In one Neobacillus sp. WH10 genomic region, the following are encoded:
- a CDS encoding DmsC/YnfH family molybdoenzyme membrane anchor subunit has translation MHEWPLLIFTVLIPASVGAILFLWFIHGNIAKSNGDTIKIMKIPLLVIAILSIIGLIGSFFHLGYPLNAINAIKGFGRSWMSNEIVATGAFIALACLTAGLTIAQKKINPILMLITGLVGVIDIYCMATAYAVTRVNGWNHLNTYFVFYGTAFSLGPILGASLLAPSLKGEAIQKVIKWAFAFSIIGIAVQLIGSAMFNAYIPEIQTISGETAANKMVPYSGMIGVRWVIEIAGLLLLAYLSLNTKKNMKYAFIYAALIFFVLGEGVSRYVFYVLGS, from the coding sequence ATGCATGAATGGCCATTATTAATTTTTACAGTTTTAATCCCTGCTTCTGTTGGTGCTATTCTGTTTCTATGGTTTATCCATGGGAACATTGCCAAGAGCAACGGCGATACAATAAAAATAATGAAAATACCGCTTCTAGTAATTGCAATTCTTTCTATAATAGGTTTAATCGGTTCATTCTTTCATCTCGGCTATCCGCTGAATGCTATAAACGCCATTAAAGGGTTTGGGCGGTCTTGGATGAGTAATGAGATTGTCGCTACCGGAGCATTCATTGCTTTAGCATGTTTAACTGCCGGTCTTACGATTGCCCAAAAGAAAATCAATCCAATCCTCATGTTGATTACTGGGCTGGTTGGAGTTATTGATATTTATTGCATGGCAACAGCCTATGCTGTTACACGTGTTAACGGCTGGAATCATCTGAACACATATTTCGTATTTTATGGGACCGCTTTTTCTTTGGGGCCAATCCTTGGTGCAAGCCTTTTGGCACCATCTCTCAAGGGTGAAGCAATCCAAAAAGTTATAAAATGGGCATTTGCATTTAGTATCATAGGGATTGCTGTCCAACTAATTGGTTCCGCCATGTTCAATGCTTATATACCTGAAATTCAGACAATCTCGGGGGAAACAGCTGCTAATAAAATGGTGCCATATTCCGGTATGATCGGGGTACGATGGGTTATCGAAATTGCCGGGCTCCTGCTGCTGGCTTATTTATCACTTAATACTAAGAAAAATATGAAATACGCCTTCATCTATGCTGCACTGATCTTCTTTGTACTTGGAGAAGGCGTGAGCAGATATGTGTTTTATGTATTAGGTTCATAA
- a CDS encoding 4Fe-4S binding protein — protein MGFVEMWVESLVYDYEILSSACVHHKSPRSSCEKCLDACQEGAIILTQGKPIIDNQKCTECGKCMVACPVQAVTGILPKQSFFQKKLIATNIEPPSIKELLIYNAKGVTTIACEEKEFSQAWKDSVEEVNLLLDQLGKAPFMTETETSFGNSYSRRELFSLLKKESQSLVRQVTPAKWRFNHLDLDVNQYYPDHQFFDVTIAHEKCTFCKACKVTCPKTCFRLEDNDFTINLQSCSGCMLCQELCPEKAITVTSSIATAVTKCLEVYQKTCNLCKNSFQTLHAQDEKCPVCASRRADYLNSQTC, from the coding sequence GTGGGATTCGTTGAAATGTGGGTTGAAAGTCTTGTTTATGATTACGAAATTTTATCATCAGCTTGTGTACACCATAAAAGCCCCCGATCCAGCTGTGAAAAATGTCTGGATGCCTGCCAAGAAGGTGCCATAATTTTAACACAGGGCAAGCCAATAATTGATAATCAAAAGTGCACAGAGTGCGGAAAATGCATGGTAGCCTGCCCAGTTCAAGCTGTCACTGGCATACTGCCAAAGCAGTCCTTTTTTCAAAAAAAATTAATTGCCACAAATATTGAACCCCCATCTATAAAGGAATTGTTGATTTACAATGCTAAAGGAGTCACTACAATTGCCTGTGAAGAAAAAGAGTTCAGTCAAGCATGGAAGGATTCAGTAGAAGAAGTCAATTTATTATTAGATCAACTTGGTAAGGCGCCTTTTATGACAGAGACAGAAACAAGTTTTGGGAACTCTTATTCAAGAAGAGAGCTATTCTCTCTTTTGAAGAAAGAAAGTCAGTCATTGGTAAGGCAGGTAACACCAGCTAAATGGCGATTTAACCACTTGGATCTAGATGTGAATCAATATTATCCTGATCATCAATTTTTTGATGTGACCATTGCGCATGAAAAGTGTACTTTCTGTAAGGCTTGTAAAGTGACGTGTCCTAAAACTTGCTTTAGATTAGAAGACAATGATTTTACGATAAACCTTCAGTCCTGTTCCGGGTGTATGCTTTGTCAGGAGCTTTGCCCAGAAAAGGCTATAACCGTAACAAGTTCTATAGCAACAGCGGTTACGAAATGCTTGGAGGTCTATCAGAAAACGTGCAACCTATGCAAAAATAGCTTTCAAACTTTGCATGCCCAAGATGAAAAATGTCCGGTTTGTGCGAGTCGGAGGGCTGATTACTTAAATAGTCAAACATGTTAA
- a CDS encoding twin-arginine translocase TatA/TatE family subunit, with translation MLSNIGIPGLIIVLVLALIIFGPKKLPELGRAVGQSLKEFKSSTKGLMDEEKEKKA, from the coding sequence ATGTTATCAAACATCGGGATACCAGGTTTAATCATTGTTTTAGTCCTGGCATTAATCATATTCGGGCCTAAGAAACTACCGGAATTAGGAAGGGCAGTTGGTCAATCCTTAAAAGAATTCAAATCATCCACTAAAGGTTTGATGGATGAGGAAAAGGAAAAGAAGGCGTAA
- a CDS encoding TerC family protein produces MIMLNEILSTFASMFDWHMWAEVLTSPQSWGLILSLAVLECILSADNALVLSAFVKPLPKQQQKKALIYGLWGAYLFRFIFIGLGTFLIKLWFIKLIGALYLLWLSFKFFRDKFKSNDDGEEETTREPKGWLTKTFGFFWATVISVELMDLAFSVDSILTALAVSEEVWVLLLGGMIGILLMRGVATFFISLMNRVPELETTAYVLITFIAVKMGLTLVDIEIPNEIFIIVMVLAFLITFIIHGIRKSKAEKYSH; encoded by the coding sequence ATGATCATGTTAAATGAAATTTTATCAACCTTTGCTTCCATGTTTGATTGGCATATGTGGGCAGAAGTGTTGACCTCACCACAATCCTGGGGCTTAATTTTATCCTTAGCCGTACTAGAATGTATTTTATCTGCAGACAATGCCTTGGTTTTATCTGCTTTTGTCAAGCCACTACCAAAACAACAGCAAAAGAAAGCATTAATATATGGGTTATGGGGAGCTTATTTATTCCGCTTCATTTTCATTGGACTCGGAACATTTCTAATTAAGCTATGGTTCATTAAGTTAATTGGAGCGCTCTATTTACTCTGGCTGTCCTTTAAATTCTTTAGAGACAAATTTAAAAGTAATGATGATGGTGAAGAGGAAACAACGCGTGAGCCAAAAGGCTGGTTAACGAAAACCTTTGGTTTTTTCTGGGCGACAGTTATTAGTGTCGAACTGATGGATCTGGCCTTTTCCGTAGATAGTATTCTTACCGCACTTGCGGTTTCAGAGGAAGTTTGGGTGTTATTACTTGGCGGGATGATTGGAATTCTACTAATGCGGGGAGTTGCTACATTTTTTATCAGCTTAATGAACCGAGTTCCAGAGCTCGAAACGACTGCATATGTACTGATTACATTTATTGCGGTTAAGATGGGGCTGACGCTCGTAGATATCGAGATTCCGAATGAGATATTTATTATCGTCATGGTCCTTGCTTTCTTGATTACGTTTATCATTCACGGAATTCGGAAGTCAAAAGCTGAAAAGTATTCTCATTGA
- a CDS encoding Gfo/Idh/MocA family oxidoreductase → MLKLGVIGLGDIAQKAYLPVYSKIQDVDFHFYTRNQEKLQSIGSQYRFENLHTSLESLLDSGIKCAFIHSSTSSHEEIVHELLKHNIHVFVDKPITDNYEGAKKLVKLAEEKGLILMTGFNRRYAPSYTKLKEVTDPNMVIVQKNRKGLPGEPRTFIYDDFIHVVDTMRYLFPHPIEELIVRGKMEGDTLYHVVVQFISSGAAAIGIMNRDNGTNEEIAEVMGPLEKRTVYNVSKLVISKDMDTIEVRGSDWEPTLFKRGFEQMVSDFINAVRTNSKPKFSALDALATHEICEKIILSLEK, encoded by the coding sequence GTGCTAAAACTTGGTGTAATCGGACTAGGGGATATTGCGCAAAAGGCATATCTACCTGTTTACAGTAAAATACAAGATGTTGATTTTCATTTTTATACAAGGAATCAAGAGAAGCTCCAATCCATTGGCAGCCAATACCGTTTTGAAAATCTCCATACTAGTCTTGAGTCATTGCTGGACAGTGGTATTAAATGTGCATTTATTCACTCATCGACATCCTCTCATGAGGAAATCGTCCATGAATTGTTAAAGCACAACATCCATGTATTTGTTGATAAACCCATTACGGACAATTATGAAGGGGCAAAAAAGCTTGTTAAATTGGCGGAAGAGAAGGGTCTCATTCTCATGACCGGTTTTAATAGAAGATATGCGCCTTCCTATACGAAACTGAAGGAAGTAACAGATCCGAATATGGTGATTGTCCAGAAAAATCGCAAAGGACTACCTGGGGAGCCAAGAACATTTATTTATGATGATTTCATTCATGTTGTCGATACGATGAGATATTTATTTCCGCATCCAATTGAGGAGTTGATTGTGAGGGGAAAAATGGAAGGTGACACCCTTTACCATGTCGTCGTGCAATTTATTTCGAGCGGGGCAGCAGCCATCGGGATCATGAACAGAGATAATGGAACAAACGAAGAAATTGCTGAGGTAATGGGACCTTTGGAAAAAAGAACAGTTTACAATGTTTCGAAGTTAGTGATCTCAAAAGACATGGATACGATCGAAGTTCGCGGCAGCGACTGGGAGCCGACCCTGTTCAAGCGTGGATTCGAACAAATGGTTTCTGATTTCATTAATGCTGTTCGAACAAACAGTAAGCCAAAATTCTCGGCATTGGATGCACTAGCAACACATGAAATTTGTGAAAAAATTATCTTAAGTTTAGAAAAATAG
- a CDS encoding PTS glucose transporter subunit IIA — protein MRFNFFKKESVDFYIPVSGKIIPLEEVPDPVFSQKMMGEGIAVMPEKGDIVSPVKGTVILVAATKHAVGLRADDGSEILIHVGLETVALEGKGFNVAVNEGDKVSAGQLLIEVDWEYISTNAKSTITPIVITNSQEGKKQYVFTEEKEGTAGKTVLFTAAAK, from the coding sequence ATGCGATTTAATTTTTTTAAAAAGGAATCAGTTGATTTTTATATACCAGTTAGTGGCAAGATAATTCCTCTCGAGGAAGTACCAGATCCCGTTTTTAGTCAAAAGATGATGGGAGAAGGGATTGCGGTGATGCCGGAAAAAGGAGATATTGTTTCTCCAGTAAAGGGGACCGTTATTCTTGTAGCAGCTACTAAGCATGCAGTTGGTCTTCGTGCCGATGATGGATCGGAAATTCTTATCCATGTCGGGTTAGAAACGGTCGCCTTGGAAGGAAAGGGCTTCAATGTTGCTGTCAACGAGGGGGACAAAGTTTCTGCTGGGCAACTACTAATAGAGGTTGATTGGGAATATATTAGTACAAATGCCAAAAGCACTATTACTCCGATTGTCATTACCAACAGTCAAGAAGGTAAAAAGCAATATGTTTTCACCGAGGAAAAGGAAGGGACTGCCGGCAAGACGGTTCTATTCACGGCTGCTGCTAAGTAA
- the nagE gene encoding N-acetylglucosamine-specific PTS transporter subunit IIBC, which produces MKKYFQRLGRSLMLPVAVLPAAAILLGLGYWIDPTGWGADSPFAAFLIKAGGSIIDNIPILFAVGVALGMAKEKDGSSALSGLVAYLVVTTLLSTNSVALLQGIDAAKVDPAFAKIGNAFVGLLSGIVASMMYNRFSHVKLPDAFAFFSGKRLVPIMTAVAMLVVSAVLFFVWPVVYTGLVSFGTGMSKLGYIGAGLYGFFNRLLIPTGLHHALNSVFWFDVAGINDIGNFLSGKGEKGVTGMYQAGFFPIMMFGLPAAALAMVHTAKTKKKKQVASLMLAAGFASFLTGVTEPIEFAFMFLAPMLYLVHAVLTGLSLAIAAAFHWTAGFAFSAGFIDFFLSLKNPMANQPYWLIVQGLVFAVIYYFLFRFIITKFNLKTPGREDDDDEVEEVSLAKGDNKFAAMAAQIYEGLGGDANVTGVDNCVTRLRMEVKDMNAVDQKKIKATGVPGINIVGPQSIQVIVGTNVQFVADEIIKIRKKK; this is translated from the coding sequence ATGAAGAAATATTTTCAAAGACTTGGCCGCTCATTGATGCTGCCTGTAGCCGTATTACCGGCTGCTGCCATTTTATTGGGTTTAGGCTATTGGATTGACCCTACAGGATGGGGTGCAGATAGTCCATTTGCTGCCTTTTTAATTAAAGCAGGGGGCTCTATTATCGATAATATTCCAATTCTTTTCGCAGTTGGAGTTGCGTTAGGAATGGCCAAAGAAAAGGATGGCTCATCGGCGCTTAGCGGTTTGGTTGCCTACTTGGTTGTAACAACCTTGCTTTCAACCAACTCGGTTGCATTGCTGCAGGGAATTGATGCAGCTAAAGTAGATCCTGCGTTTGCGAAAATCGGAAATGCCTTTGTTGGACTTCTTTCAGGTATAGTCGCTTCGATGATGTACAATCGTTTTAGTCATGTAAAACTACCTGACGCATTTGCCTTCTTTAGTGGGAAACGTCTGGTGCCAATTATGACAGCGGTTGCAATGCTGGTGGTTTCTGCAGTCTTATTCTTTGTATGGCCTGTCGTTTATACAGGGTTAGTTTCTTTCGGTACAGGAATGAGTAAATTAGGTTATATAGGTGCTGGCTTATATGGCTTCTTCAACCGACTCTTAATTCCAACAGGGCTACACCATGCTTTAAACTCTGTCTTCTGGTTTGATGTTGCCGGAATCAATGATATCGGTAACTTCTTGTCTGGTAAAGGTGAAAAAGGGGTTACAGGTATGTATCAAGCAGGCTTTTTCCCAATTATGATGTTTGGGCTGCCTGCAGCAGCATTAGCGATGGTTCATACTGCAAAAACGAAAAAGAAAAAGCAAGTAGCTTCCTTAATGCTTGCAGCTGGTTTCGCTTCCTTCTTGACTGGGGTTACAGAACCAATTGAATTTGCTTTCATGTTCTTAGCACCAATGCTTTATCTTGTACATGCCGTTTTAACTGGTCTTTCCTTAGCGATTGCAGCGGCATTCCATTGGACAGCAGGATTTGCCTTTAGTGCAGGATTCATCGACTTTTTCTTAAGTTTAAAAAATCCAATGGCAAATCAACCATATTGGTTAATTGTTCAAGGACTAGTATTTGCAGTCATTTACTACTTCTTGTTCCGTTTCATCATTACGAAATTCAACTTAAAAACTCCTGGTCGTGAAGACGATGATGATGAGGTTGAAGAGGTTTCTCTTGCTAAGGGTGATAACAAATTTGCTGCAATGGCCGCTCAAATTTATGAAGGCTTAGGCGGGGATGCGAATGTAACAGGTGTTGATAATTGTGTTACACGTCTAAGAATGGAAGTAAAAGACATGAATGCCGTCGACCAAAAGAAAATTAAAGCGACAGGCGTACCGGGAATCAATATCGTCGGCCCGCAAAGCATTCAGGTTATTGTTGGTACTAATGTGCAATTTGTTGCTGATGAAATTATCAAAATCCGCAAGAAAAAGTAG
- a CDS encoding PRD domain-containing protein: MKIKKILNNNAVVVTDNNVEKIAIGAGIAFQKKKNDIINPSKIEKLFVMKENERFQQLLLQIPEEHFALSEEIITYAEESLGSKLNDHIHIALTDHLSFAIERVRDGINLKNKLLHEIKILYKKEFDIGLWALRHIEKKTSIKMPVDEAAFIALHLHTANLQGGDMKQTLRQTAIIGDMVQTIKDYLHIEINEDDLSYQRLMTHLRFALSRISNGEPNTIDDEMLKMINNKFTLAYNCAKKLSKDLSLNHGIHLPEHELGYLTLHIERLRKR; encoded by the coding sequence GTGAAAATAAAAAAAATATTAAATAACAATGCTGTTGTCGTTACAGATAATAATGTAGAAAAAATTGCCATTGGGGCGGGAATTGCATTTCAGAAAAAGAAAAACGATATTATTAACCCTAGTAAAATTGAAAAACTATTTGTCATGAAGGAAAATGAAAGATTTCAGCAGCTGCTTCTTCAAATACCTGAAGAGCATTTTGCCCTCTCAGAAGAAATTATCACCTACGCCGAAGAATCCCTTGGAAGCAAATTAAACGACCATATTCACATTGCCCTTACCGACCACTTATCCTTTGCCATTGAACGTGTACGTGATGGAATCAATCTAAAGAATAAGCTTCTTCATGAAATAAAAATACTTTATAAGAAGGAATTTGATATCGGACTGTGGGCGCTTAGGCATATTGAGAAAAAGACAAGCATCAAGATGCCTGTGGATGAAGCAGCCTTTATCGCCCTTCATCTTCACACCGCTAATCTTCAAGGCGGGGACATGAAGCAGACGCTACGGCAAACAGCGATCATTGGTGATATGGTTCAGACGATTAAGGATTACTTACATATTGAAATAAACGAAGACGATCTTTCTTATCAGCGCTTAATGACCCATCTCCGTTTTGCTCTTTCAAGGATTAGCAATGGGGAGCCGAATACCATCGATGATGAGATGCTGAAAATGATCAACAATAAATTCACACTGGCCTACAACTGTGCAAAAAAGCTTTCCAAAGACCTTTCACTAAATCACGGTATCCACCTTCCTGAGCATGAACTCGGCTACTTAACTCTTCACATCGAAAGATTAAGAAAACGATAA
- a CDS encoding methyltransferase, with protein sequence MKEHYYDKLLNIKTKGDKNEGGADNKSLHYHPYEPTPYSALEELFRHYEVKSSDRVVDFGCGKGRLNFYIHYFFHATVAGVEMNETLFQAAVRNLESYVRKKGRDQIKFVCCLAEEYEIDERDNRFYFFNPFSIQVFRKIVNNILLSMEASKRDIELVLYYPSEDYIYFLENQTSFELKGEVILPHLYEHNSNERFLIYQLQF encoded by the coding sequence ATGAAAGAACATTATTATGATAAATTATTAAACATAAAAACGAAGGGAGATAAAAATGAGGGAGGGGCCGACAACAAGTCCTTACATTATCATCCCTATGAGCCCACACCTTATAGTGCACTGGAAGAATTATTTCGTCATTATGAAGTGAAAAGCAGTGATCGGGTAGTTGATTTTGGGTGTGGGAAAGGGAGATTGAATTTTTATATTCACTATTTTTTTCATGCAACTGTTGCTGGGGTGGAGATGAATGAGACTCTTTTTCAAGCGGCAGTTAGGAATCTTGAAAGTTATGTGAGGAAAAAAGGCCGGGATCAAATTAAGTTTGTTTGCTGCCTGGCAGAGGAGTATGAGATTGACGAAAGGGATAATCGCTTCTATTTCTTTAATCCCTTTTCGATTCAAGTGTTTAGGAAGATTGTTAATAATATCTTATTATCAATGGAAGCATCGAAACGGGATATTGAACTGGTGTTGTATTATCCATCTGAGGATTATATTTATTTTCTCGAAAATCAGACTTCGTTTGAACTAAAAGGGGAAGTCATTTTGCCTCATTTATATGAACATAATTCAAATGAAAGATTTTTAATTTACCAGCTGCAGTTTTAG
- a CDS encoding LytTR family DNA-binding domain-containing protein — protein sequence MESITVVSLLDVISELFSEEISIAVSNTKEYIYYRPSKRIDLKITPGDPLKEGTIAYKAIHSKQKISEFINRDLFGVPYHGMAVPFFHEGKLEGCVTAIFPALTSGKLVVTIKTQDGWIPVPFSKVIYLEAKDKKTYVSTKEHSGTHKNSLQEFEFLLPKDYFIRCHRSFIVNVNHIKEIFPDSHSTFILSMDNGDRVPVSQSYSSYFRRLLGF from the coding sequence ATGGAGAGTATTACGGTTGTTTCACTGCTAGATGTAATCAGTGAGTTGTTTTCGGAGGAGATTTCGATTGCGGTTTCGAATACGAAGGAATATATTTATTATCGCCCGAGTAAGCGAATTGATTTAAAAATCACGCCGGGTGATCCTTTGAAGGAAGGAACGATTGCCTATAAGGCGATTCATTCGAAACAAAAAATCTCTGAATTTATTAATCGTGATTTGTTTGGGGTTCCCTATCATGGTATGGCGGTACCGTTTTTTCACGAAGGGAAATTGGAAGGCTGTGTGACGGCGATCTTCCCGGCCTTAACGAGCGGAAAGCTGGTGGTGACTATCAAAACTCAAGATGGCTGGATTCCTGTGCCTTTTTCAAAAGTGATTTATCTGGAAGCAAAGGATAAAAAGACATATGTCTCGACCAAGGAACATAGTGGTACACATAAAAACTCGTTGCAGGAATTTGAGTTCCTTTTACCAAAGGATTATTTTATCCGCTGCCACCGCTCGTTTATCGTGAATGTCAATCATATTAAAGAGATTTTCCCTGATTCTCATTCGACCTTTATCCTTTCAATGGATAATGGGGATCGGGTGCCTGTGAGCCAATCTTATTCCAGTTATTTTCGCAGACTATTAGGATTTTAG
- a CDS encoding acetyl-CoA hydrolase/transferase family protein, with the protein MENKFERIRDQRLWDRVVTPEEAASWIEDGMTLGLSGFTRAGDVKAVPFALVKRAETETFKVNVYTGASLGSDVDKLFSEAGILRKRLPFQADPTMRSKINNGEMMFVDQHLSHTAELVRAGVMEPVDFAILEAFSVTEDGMVIPTTSVGNSLSFALNAKSIIIEINLAHQVNLEGLHDLYDPGKQGERDPIPLKKADDRIGTMGIPIDIEKVRGIVFTNQLDSPSTIVPPDEETVIMANHLIEFLRTEVKAGRLTERLAPLQSGIGSVANAVLHGMLDSEFTDLEVYSEVLQDAVFDLIDAGKVRFASCCSITLSDGKMKEVYGNFEKYRDRLIMRPQEISNHPEIIRRLGLISINTALELDIYGNVNSTHVSGTKMMNGIGGSGDFARNARLAIFVTKSIAKGGKISSIVPFVSHVDHTEHDVDVIVTEQGYADLRGLAPRQRVELIIERCAHPMYREQLREYYQEALERGGQTPHVLEKAFSWHTNYAAKGTMLQLVGETV; encoded by the coding sequence ATGGAGAATAAATTTGAACGGATTCGGGATCAACGTCTTTGGGATCGTGTAGTGACTCCTGAAGAGGCTGCATCATGGATTGAAGATGGCATGACATTGGGGTTAAGCGGATTTACACGTGCTGGCGATGTGAAAGCGGTACCATTCGCTTTAGTGAAACGCGCTGAGACAGAAACCTTTAAAGTAAATGTCTATACGGGAGCTTCTTTAGGCTCCGATGTTGATAAGTTGTTTTCCGAGGCTGGGATTCTTAGGAAAAGACTTCCATTCCAGGCAGATCCGACAATGCGCAGCAAAATCAATAATGGGGAAATGATGTTTGTTGACCAGCACTTGTCGCATACGGCTGAATTAGTAAGAGCAGGCGTAATGGAACCTGTTGATTTCGCAATTTTGGAAGCGTTCTCAGTAACAGAAGATGGGATGGTGATTCCAACCACCTCGGTTGGAAATTCTTTATCATTTGCCTTGAATGCCAAATCAATCATTATCGAAATCAATTTAGCACATCAAGTTAATCTTGAGGGGTTACATGATTTATACGATCCCGGGAAGCAAGGGGAGAGGGACCCAATTCCGTTGAAAAAGGCTGATGATCGAATTGGGACGATGGGGATTCCAATTGATATCGAGAAGGTAAGAGGGATTGTGTTTACGAATCAGCTTGACTCACCATCAACGATTGTTCCACCTGATGAAGAAACTGTGATTATGGCGAATCACCTAATTGAATTTTTACGTACGGAAGTGAAGGCTGGCCGGCTGACGGAACGCCTTGCCCCGCTGCAGTCGGGGATTGGCTCGGTTGCAAATGCTGTTTTGCATGGCATGTTAGATTCAGAGTTTACTGACTTGGAGGTTTATTCTGAGGTATTACAGGATGCAGTTTTTGATTTAATCGATGCCGGTAAGGTTCGTTTCGCATCCTGCTGTTCGATTACCCTTTCCGATGGAAAAATGAAAGAGGTTTATGGGAATTTTGAAAAATACCGTGATCGCTTAATCATGCGGCCGCAGGAGATATCTAATCATCCGGAAATCATCCGCCGACTCGGCTTAATCTCGATAAATACAGCGCTGGAGTTAGATATCTATGGCAATGTCAATTCCACTCATGTTTCAGGGACGAAAATGATGAACGGAATCGGGGGTTCAGGTGATTTTGCACGCAATGCCCGCCTAGCCATATTCGTGACGAAATCGATTGCCAAAGGTGGTAAGATTTCGAGCATTGTCCCATTTGTTTCACACGTAGATCATACCGAGCATGATGTCGATGTAATTGTTACTGAGCAGGGGTATGCCGACTTACGCGGTTTGGCACCAAGACAGAGAGTTGAATTAATTATCGAACGATGTGCTCATCCAATGTATCGTGAGCAGCTTCGTGAATATTACCAGGAGGCGCTTGAGAGAGGCGGCCAAACCCCGCATGTGCTGGAGAAGGCTTTTTCCTGGCACACTAATTATGCTGCTAAAGGAACCATGTTGCAGCTGGTTGGGGAAACCGTTTAA
- a CDS encoding DUF418 domain-containing protein, whose translation MDVGKRIDMLDYLRGFALMGIILVNIIPLLSVKLPSPHTIEASYWRFLYLFVEGRFYTIFTFLFGVGFYIFITRANAKGRNGYVLFLRRIIALFIMGLVHVQFHPGEALTVYAICGLFILPFYKANRVVNLVFGTAMLIVMGIFSFKLFMVIPLMLLGIAAGQFHVFEELSKKRNKVILFTSIMFGLSILGLIYQYQYAPGVFRNGSEIDFQAMQKFLSIGISIGPIISAFYVGLLMLLLQSSFFQKLLSPLKSYGRMALTNYISQTALIYLAGNMLNLFNNITYIQSLYLCLTIYIIQFIFSTIWLHFFRYGPLEWIWRMVTYLEIPPLRKRTKTISCD comes from the coding sequence ATGGATGTAGGTAAACGAATTGATATGCTGGATTATTTAAGAGGGTTTGCACTGATGGGGATTATTTTGGTGAATATTATACCGTTGCTGTCGGTGAAACTGCCTTCGCCTCACACCATTGAGGCCTCTTACTGGAGGTTTTTATATTTATTTGTGGAAGGGCGCTTCTATACGATATTTACCTTTTTGTTTGGGGTTGGATTTTATATTTTTATCACACGGGCCAATGCAAAAGGAAGGAATGGATATGTTTTATTCCTAAGGCGTATTATTGCCTTATTTATCATGGGCTTGGTCCATGTGCAGTTCCATCCAGGCGAAGCGTTAACGGTTTACGCAATATGCGGGCTATTTATTTTGCCATTTTACAAAGCGAATAGGGTAGTTAATCTTGTGTTTGGAACCGCCATGTTAATCGTTATGGGGATTTTTTCATTCAAACTCTTTATGGTTATTCCTCTGATGTTATTGGGAATTGCAGCAGGTCAATTTCATGTATTTGAGGAGCTATCCAAAAAACGTAATAAGGTAATCCTTTTTACAAGTATCATGTTTGGTTTAAGTATTTTAGGCCTTATTTATCAATATCAATATGCCCCGGGTGTATTTCGTAATGGTTCGGAAATAGACTTCCAGGCGATGCAGAAATTTTTAAGCATTGGGATTTCAATCGGACCGATTATCTCGGCTTTTTATGTTGGGCTCCTTATGTTACTGTTGCAATCTTCATTTTTTCAAAAGCTGCTATCCCCATTAAAAAGCTACGGACGGATGGCGCTAACAAACTATATTTCGCAAACAGCCTTAATCTATCTGGCTGGTAATATGCTAAATTTATTCAACAATATTACCTATATACAATCTCTTTACCTATGTTTAACGATCTACATCATCCAGTTTATATTTAGCACAATCTGGCTGCACTTTTTTCGATATGGTCCATTGGAATGGATATGGAGAATGGTTACCTATTTAGAAATACCGCCACTTAGAAAAAGAACAAAAACCATTAGTTGTGACTAA